One genomic window of Leptospira paudalimensis includes the following:
- a CDS encoding thioredoxin fold domain-containing protein: MIRFTTLVFSFILCSSLSAESSWGNSIQKGFETAKQENKFIIVDVFADWCTYCMVLEKEIFPDPEVSRILDQFVRVRLDGEEFPNLRKKYNIEGYPTILFLDGDGNFVTKIVGLATKEDIVSLSKRILQEPNLESFLKTEIRKEKENPHLHFRLGLLYFQNKEYEKAEEQFLNSIQKSKNIPIVKENSHFNLNLIRSVNGPKDGAVSSWKEFIKTYPNSKRITTAKLYYGISLKETGDLKLAKSILTEIQPKLVSESDKTICKETLLQIEKGF, encoded by the coding sequence ATGATACGATTTACCACTCTAGTTTTTTCCTTCATTTTATGCTCGAGTTTATCTGCTGAGTCAAGTTGGGGCAATTCCATTCAAAAGGGATTTGAAACCGCCAAACAGGAAAATAAATTCATCATCGTTGATGTATTTGCAGATTGGTGTACGTATTGTATGGTTTTGGAAAAAGAAATTTTCCCAGACCCAGAAGTGAGTCGCATCTTAGACCAATTCGTTCGAGTACGACTCGATGGGGAAGAATTTCCGAACCTTCGTAAAAAATACAATATCGAAGGTTATCCCACAATTTTGTTCTTAGATGGGGATGGAAATTTTGTCACAAAGATAGTAGGCCTTGCAACCAAGGAAGATATTGTCTCCCTTTCAAAAAGAATCTTACAAGAACCAAACTTAGAATCTTTTTTAAAAACTGAAATTAGAAAAGAAAAAGAGAACCCTCACTTACACTTTCGTTTGGGTTTGTTGTACTTTCAAAACAAGGAATATGAAAAAGCAGAAGAACAATTTCTCAATTCCATACAAAAATCAAAAAACATTCCCATCGTAAAAGAGAATTCTCACTTTAATTTAAATCTGATCCGGTCCGTCAATGGACCAAAAGATGGTGCTGTATCTTCTTGGAAAGAATTCATTAAAACTTATCCAAATTCGAAACGAATCACAACCGCGAAATTGTATTATGGGATTAGTTTAAAAGAAACGGGAGACTTAAAACTTGCTAAGTCCATCCTTACCGAGATCCAACCGAAGTTAGTCTCGGAGTCAGACAAAACCATTTGTAAAGAAACTCTATTACAAATCGAAAAAGGTTTTTAA
- a CDS encoding UDP-glucose dehydrogenase family protein, with product MKVCVVGTGYVGLVAGTCFAEYGNDVICIDKDEKKISDLKTGIIPIYEPGLSELVERNYKEGRLKFSTSLKDGVEASEFVFIAVGTPTSDNGSADLRFVFAVAEEVGKTMNGHKIIVDKSTVPVGTADKVKEIVAKNTKHSFDVVSNPEFLKEGAAIEDFMRPERVVIGAESDHAAKKMSELYSPFVLNGNPIITMSIRSAELTKYACNAFLATKISFVNEIANLCDALGANYDDVRKGMGTDSRIGRQFLYAGIGYGGSCFPKDVRALLRTAEEVNAPMHIIQSVEDVNEKQKTRLTDKIFQHFKSTDMKGKTFGIWGLSFKPGTDDMREAPSIPLIYELHKNGAKIQVFDPAAMETSKYYFDGKVEYKKDAYSTLEGADAMLLLTEWREFREPDFAKIKSLLKAPLIFDGRNQYKPTLMQELGFTYYSIGNR from the coding sequence ATGAAAGTTTGCGTAGTCGGAACCGGATATGTGGGTCTCGTTGCAGGTACCTGTTTTGCTGAATATGGCAATGATGTGATTTGTATTGATAAAGATGAAAAAAAGATCAGTGATTTAAAAACAGGAATCATACCGATTTATGAACCAGGTTTGTCAGAACTGGTAGAACGTAATTATAAAGAAGGCAGACTTAAATTTTCCACATCCTTAAAGGATGGAGTTGAGGCTTCTGAATTCGTATTCATTGCTGTTGGAACTCCAACATCCGATAACGGATCCGCGGACTTACGATTTGTTTTCGCAGTAGCAGAAGAAGTTGGAAAAACAATGAATGGACACAAAATCATTGTTGATAAATCAACTGTTCCCGTTGGAACTGCAGACAAAGTAAAGGAAATCGTAGCAAAAAACACAAAACACTCGTTTGATGTGGTTTCGAATCCTGAATTTTTGAAAGAAGGGGCCGCAATTGAAGATTTTATGCGCCCTGAGCGAGTTGTGATTGGTGCTGAATCAGACCACGCTGCTAAAAAAATGAGTGAGTTATACTCTCCATTTGTTTTGAATGGAAACCCAATTATCACGATGAGTATACGTTCTGCGGAACTCACAAAGTATGCTTGTAACGCTTTCCTTGCGACAAAGATTTCCTTTGTAAACGAGATTGCAAATTTATGTGATGCGTTAGGTGCCAATTATGATGATGTTCGGAAAGGTATGGGAACAGACTCAAGAATTGGACGTCAATTCTTATATGCAGGGATTGGGTATGGTGGATCTTGTTTTCCAAAAGATGTGAGAGCACTTCTTAGGACAGCAGAAGAAGTCAATGCACCAATGCACATCATCCAATCAGTGGAAGATGTGAATGAAAAACAAAAAACAAGACTTACTGATAAAATTTTCCAACACTTCAAATCAACTGATATGAAAGGGAAAACATTTGGTATTTGGGGTCTTTCGTTTAAACCTGGAACGGATGATATGCGAGAAGCTCCATCAATTCCGCTAATCTATGAACTACATAAAAACGGTGCCAAAATCCAAGTATTTGATCCAGCGGCTATGGAAACTTCAAAGTATTACTTTGATGGCAAAGTGGAATATAAAAAAGATGCATATTCAACTTTAGAAGGTGCAGATGCTATGTTATTATTAACGGAGTGGCGAGAATTCAGGGAACCAGATTTTGCAAAGATCAAATCCTTGTTAAAGGCTCCACTTATCTTTGATGGAAGGAATCAATATAAACCTACACTTATGCAAGAATTAGGTTTCACTTATTATTCTATTGGGAATCGCTAG
- a CDS encoding ABC transporter ATP-binding protein encodes MTSVLIENLSKDYHGFSKPWKRILAGLSFGYFGIDSKFTAINSLNLKVNPGEILGIIGRNGAGKSTLLKLITGVIQKDKGNLQVNGSVRALLELSVGFNPELSGEENVYFNGLVWGYKPKEIKSLSDTIFAFAELEEFRYTPLKNYSSGMAMRLGFSLATAKRPDILIVDEALAVGDASFQQKCLKRIREFSELGTSILVVSHDLGLVSYFCTRALLLDKGRLLYEGNPKETIEQYMHVLAGETSPSDSYSSKSIQNLHVSIQNQNGVSSNVFFIGAQVRLQLTFLSDAFIEDVTVGFHIDNEKGIRIFGTNTHHLGDGKRSFQKGKEYQVEFVFPIQFSQGKYTIGVSIHKGESHIEGSYFWRESILDFEVESGKIEKFVGICHIPTQFHIRED; translated from the coding sequence ATGACTTCTGTTCTTATTGAAAATCTTTCCAAGGATTATCATGGGTTTTCCAAACCTTGGAAACGAATCCTTGCAGGTCTTAGTTTTGGTTACTTCGGAATTGACTCAAAATTTACGGCAATCAATTCATTGAACCTAAAAGTAAATCCAGGAGAAATTCTTGGCATCATTGGAAGGAATGGAGCAGGTAAGTCGACTCTTTTAAAGTTAATCACAGGTGTGATCCAAAAAGATAAGGGCAATTTACAAGTGAATGGTTCCGTTCGTGCCTTACTTGAATTAAGTGTTGGATTTAACCCTGAATTGTCAGGAGAAGAAAATGTATACTTCAATGGACTAGTATGGGGATACAAACCAAAAGAAATCAAATCGTTGTCTGATACTATATTTGCCTTTGCGGAACTAGAAGAGTTTCGTTACACACCCTTAAAGAACTATAGCTCTGGTATGGCAATGAGACTTGGTTTTAGTTTGGCCACTGCAAAACGACCAGACATCCTAATCGTCGATGAAGCCTTGGCTGTGGGAGATGCAAGTTTCCAACAAAAATGTCTGAAACGAATTCGCGAATTTTCTGAATTAGGAACCTCTATTCTTGTTGTGAGCCATGATTTAGGATTGGTTTCCTATTTTTGTACACGTGCCCTTTTATTAGATAAGGGCAGACTTCTTTATGAAGGAAATCCCAAAGAAACAATTGAACAATATATGCATGTGTTAGCTGGTGAGACAAGTCCATCAGATTCCTATTCTTCCAAATCCATTCAAAATTTACATGTCAGCATACAAAATCAAAATGGTGTTTCCTCGAATGTGTTTTTTATCGGAGCACAAGTTCGGTTACAACTGACATTCCTATCCGATGCATTTATAGAGGATGTTACCGTTGGTTTTCATATCGATAATGAAAAAGGGATTCGTATCTTTGGAACAAATACCCACCACTTAGGCGATGGCAAACGGAGTTTCCAAAAGGGCAAAGAATACCAAGTTGAGTTTGTCTTTCCGATTCAGTTTTCCCAAGGGAAGTATACGATTGGGGTTTCAATCCATAAAGGTGAATCCCATATTGAAGGGAGTTATTTCTGGCGGGAGTCCATCTTAGATTTTGAAGTAGAATCAGGGAAAATTGAAAAATTCGTAGGAATTTGTCATATCCCAACACAATTCCACATCCGAGAAGACTAG
- a CDS encoding ABC transporter permease codes for MEKLSILWALVRRDYALQYAGSFLGISWMFLQNLVLISLYALVFLVLNLRNPSTQEDFTAYLLTGLLFWIPIQELLVRGTGILTDNRSLLKRSSLGIDLFLWIPFVQFLIHSFITSIPVFLYLGYSGTLNLTGIFFGYTVLVLSGLYLMLLLHYLSRLNILLKDISPLIRLVSQLVFWGIPVLYYPTGYLKQWNEWNPFTIPLDVFRTTVISGFQSQFEWLHITPFLLFFFLVYLLAKRKFQSVILDHL; via the coding sequence ATGGAGAAACTATCCATACTTTGGGCTCTTGTTCGGCGTGACTATGCTCTGCAATATGCAGGTTCCTTTTTGGGAATTTCCTGGATGTTTTTGCAGAACTTAGTACTCATCAGTTTGTACGCCCTTGTCTTTTTAGTCCTCAATCTAAGAAACCCATCCACCCAAGAAGATTTCACTGCCTATTTGCTCACTGGCCTTTTGTTTTGGATACCCATCCAAGAATTACTTGTACGGGGCACAGGTATCCTCACTGACAATCGTTCCTTACTCAAACGTTCAAGCCTTGGCATTGATCTTTTTTTATGGATTCCATTTGTCCAGTTTCTCATCCATAGTTTCATCACATCCATTCCTGTGTTCCTTTACTTAGGGTATTCAGGAACATTAAATCTAACCGGAATCTTTTTTGGTTACACTGTCCTTGTTCTGTCTGGACTGTATCTGATGTTACTATTGCATTACCTTTCACGACTCAATATTCTCCTAAAGGATATCTCACCTTTGATTCGTTTGGTGAGCCAATTGGTATTTTGGGGGATTCCTGTTTTGTATTACCCAACAGGATATCTTAAACAATGGAATGAATGGAATCCTTTCACTATCCCATTGGATGTATTTCGCACAACTGTGATTAGTGGGTTTCAATCTCAATTTGAGTGGTTACACATAACACCGTTTTTACTTTTCTTTTTTCTTGTTTATTTACTCGCCAAACGGAAATTCCAATCCGTAATTTTGGATCATCTTTAA
- a CDS encoding LIC12298 family protein produces the protein MIVRSIQQPAYNRHKDSGLAGQGPKKGFAQNQSGKTFEEYLMEAFQGEVVQKGNWVSPNLSDLGQKNLRKM, from the coding sequence ATGATCGTTCGATCCATCCAACAACCCGCTTACAACCGCCATAAGGATTCTGGGCTCGCTGGCCAAGGTCCTAAAAAGGGATTTGCCCAAAACCAATCCGGAAAAACCTTCGAAGAGTACCTCATGGAAGCGTTCCAAGGTGAGGTAGTCCAAAAAGGGAATTGGGTATCCCCCAATCTTTCTGACTTAGGGCAAAAGAACTTAAGGAAGATGTAA
- a CDS encoding LIC_11959 family protein gives MFLSQIYIFGFIGFLFLTTSLFSEADSKYTGPISRSEKRILDGKMEFQKTGVFPLEWKLYFKGKQGDFVVFYDLNGDEIHFRYRRNKFDLDAEFFVKDLFIGNPYLVKGEWIGYYFYAVDERGKRSSLPTPKKLPGEKNEFIDKQSIPIFQLQTYQEIRTDDLLY, from the coding sequence ATGTTTTTATCTCAGATATATATCTTTGGATTCATAGGTTTTTTATTTCTAACCACTAGTCTTTTTTCAGAAGCAGATTCCAAATACACAGGTCCTATCTCTCGTTCCGAAAAACGAATCTTAGATGGTAAAATGGAATTCCAAAAAACGGGAGTTTTCCCATTAGAATGGAAGTTGTATTTTAAAGGGAAACAAGGGGATTTTGTTGTATTTTACGATTTAAATGGAGATGAAATCCATTTTCGGTATCGTAGAAATAAGTTTGATTTGGATGCTGAATTTTTTGTCAAAGATTTGTTTATTGGTAATCCTTATTTAGTCAAAGGGGAATGGATCGGATACTATTTTTATGCAGTAGATGAAAGAGGAAAAAGGTCATCATTACCCACTCCAAAAAAACTTCCGGGCGAAAAAAATGAATTCATCGATAAACAATCAATCCCTATTTTTCAATTACAAACCTACCAAGAAATCAGAACCGATGATTTGTTGTATTAG
- a CDS encoding HEAT repeat domain-containing protein: MIRYGTSQERKQALGELVRFPKENAGELYVLVGEQLKTEKDMGMKIVLLKTVGDLNLKENHETIISLFEDPNEDVNKQAVTSAKKMKLAEATNPLLEKVKKEDFTKNSNSLSLYISSLAELPEGKIAAPYLETKFREKFNNADIRGQIALYFGTVLYQEAESALLEVAFDDIQPTTLRCYSMNTLGKLKSEAAKPKLYELLDSLKKTSGKLDAKKAQSLKIYAIGALVTMGDKEVFQELNEFARDDDSMVRLRAIEFMGNLRDPKALELLEYKRDRDPSPKVQKAAKKAIDMINGKDNPSDDDKTTEDKPEEEPK; the protein is encoded by the coding sequence ATTCGTTATGGCACGAGCCAGGAGCGAAAACAAGCGTTAGGTGAACTTGTGCGTTTCCCTAAAGAAAATGCAGGTGAACTTTATGTTTTGGTTGGAGAACAACTTAAAACAGAAAAAGATATGGGGATGAAGATTGTCCTACTCAAAACAGTAGGAGATTTGAATCTAAAAGAAAACCATGAAACCATCATTTCACTCTTTGAAGATCCAAATGAAGATGTGAACAAACAAGCGGTAACTTCTGCCAAAAAAATGAAACTTGCAGAAGCAACAAACCCACTCTTAGAAAAAGTAAAAAAAGAAGATTTCACTAAAAATTCAAATTCCCTTAGTTTGTACATCAGTTCTCTCGCCGAATTACCTGAGGGAAAAATTGCGGCACCATATTTGGAAACAAAATTTAGAGAGAAGTTTAATAATGCCGATATCCGTGGACAAATTGCACTTTATTTTGGAACTGTTTTATACCAAGAAGCAGAGTCTGCACTTCTCGAAGTAGCTTTTGACGATATCCAACCTACAACACTGCGTTGTTATTCGATGAATACGTTAGGAAAACTAAAATCAGAAGCAGCAAAACCGAAGTTATATGAACTGCTAGATTCTCTTAAAAAAACATCTGGAAAGTTGGACGCTAAAAAAGCACAATCACTCAAAATTTATGCCATTGGTGCTTTGGTGACTATGGGTGATAAAGAAGTTTTCCAAGAACTGAATGAATTTGCTCGGGATGATGATAGTATGGTAAGATTACGTGCCATTGAATTTATGGGGAATTTACGTGATCCCAAAGCCTTGGAGTTATTGGAATACAAACGAGACCGTGACCCAAGTCCCAAGGTACAAAAAGCAGCAAAAAAAGCCATTGATATGATCAATGGAAAAGACAATCCCTCTGACGACGACAAAACCACTGAGGATAAACCAGAAGAAGAACCGAAATGA